The genome window AGTTTTGTGAAATAAAATTCTAGTCCTGTGCCAAGACAGCCAAAACCGTATACGCAAGAGCGCCGGAAATTGATGGAAGAGGCTTCTTTGAAGTATTTCGTAGGACAACTGATTTCGGCAATTTGATATTCATACCACCATATTTGAGCTAACATTTGATTGTCGAAGACAAAGTCATTTGAGTTATGAGATAAGTCGATTCTCTCCAATAATTCTCTTGAGAAAGCTCGGTAGCCTGTATGGTATTCTGAAAGTTTGGCGTTGATGAGCATGTTCTCGCTCAATGTTAAAAGGCGATTAGCAATATATTTCCACCAGGGCATACCTCCTTTGAGTGCATACCCACCTAGTATGCGCGAACCTAATACGCAGTGGTATAAATTATTTGCAATAAGGTGAGCCATCGCTGGGATAAGTAGTGGAGTATATTGGTAGTCAGGATGAACCATAATAATAATATCTGCATTATTTTCCAAAGCTAGCTGATAACATGTTTTTTGATTACCTCCATAGCCAAGATTTTTTGCATGTCTATGTGTAATGGTTTGAGGCAGTTCAGAAGCAATTTTGAGTGTGTCATCGTGACTGCAGTCATCTACGACAATGACAAGGTCAACGATTTCTTGCTCCAGGACTTCTTGGTGAGTTTTTAGGAGTGTTTCAGCTGCATTATAAGCAGGCATCACTACGGCAATTTTTTTATCTTTGAGCATAAACTGATATGATTTATATGGATGTAACAAGCACTTGTAAATCCTCT of Verrucomicrobiota bacterium contains these proteins:
- a CDS encoding glycosyltransferase family 2 protein, which produces MLKDKKIAVVMPAYNAAETLLKTHQEVLEQEIVDLVIVVDDCSHDDTLKIASELPQTITHRHAKNLGYGGNQKTCYQLALENNADIIIMVHPDYQYTPLLIPAMAHLIANNLYHCVLGSRILGGYALKGGMPWWKYIANRLLTLSENMLINAKLSEYHTGYRAFSRELLERIDLSHNSNDFVFDNQMLAQIWWYEYQIAEISCPTKYFKEASSINFRRSCVYGFGCLGTGLEFYFTKL